One part of the Prunus persica cultivar Lovell chromosome G5, Prunus_persica_NCBIv2, whole genome shotgun sequence genome encodes these proteins:
- the LOC18778087 gene encoding pentatricopeptide repeat-containing protein At1g74600, chloroplastic isoform X1 yields the protein MNSLLNKKLHTRISPFTLKFVSSLAVVENPSSFPSENDQSPSHFDPLQFFNDYTKSRQCTTRNTKILHTHLLRTDLLQSNIFIANSLLDSYCKSSAMVDALKLFDFIADRTVISWNMMISGYNQNSLFEKSWEIFCRMHSSGFEPNEFTYGSTLSACTALQAPTFGKQVYSLAIKNGFFPNGYVQAGMIDLFAKNFSFDDALRVFNDVSCQNVVSWNAIISGAVRNGENMAALYLFRQMCRGVFLPNSFTFSSVLTACSALEEVGVGKEVQGWVIKRGAEDVFVGTTIVDLYAKCGKMNEAVKKFSRMPTRNVVSWTAIISGFVHKDDSVSALKAFREMRKMGEQMNKYTVTSILTACAKTSMAEEATQIHSLILKAGFYSAAVVGSALINAYSKIGAVDLSEMVFREMENIKDLGTWAAMISSFAQNQNSGRAIELFQRMLEGSVRPDKFCTSSVLSIVDCLNLGRQIHSYTLKIGLVSVVSVGSSLFTMYSKCDSLEESYKVFQQIPDKDNVSWASMISGFVEHGCADQALQLCREMLSEEVIPDQITLTAILTACSASRSLQTGKEIHGHALRKGVQQDVLGGAIVTMYSKCSAQKLARTVFDMLPQKDEVACSSLVSGYAQNGYIEEALLLFHDILMADLTIDSFTISSIIGAIALLNRLSIGTQLHAHIMKVGFNSDVSVGSSLLTMYSKCGSIEDCCKAFVQIEKPDLISWTAMIVSYAQHGKGAEALRAYELLREQGIRPDSVTFVGLLSACSHNGLVEEAYFYFNSMVNDYGLEPGYRHYACMVDLLGRSGRLKEAALFIENMPIEPDALLWGTLLAACKVHGDMELGKLAAEKVMELKPCDAGTYISLSNICADVGQWEEVLKIRSQMKGTDVRKEPGWSLV from the coding sequence ATGAATTCTCTCCTCAATAAAAAACTCCACACCAGAATCTCGCCCTTCACTCTCAAATTCGTATCCTCGCTTGCCGTTGTGGaaaacccatcttcttttcCCAGTGAAAACGACCAAAGTCCCAGTCATTTTGACCCCTTGCAGTTCTTCAATGATTATACAAAATCAAGACAGTGTACTACTAGAAACACTAAAATCTTGCACACCCATTTGCTTAGAACTGATTTACTGCAATCCAATATCTTCATTGCGAATTCTTTGCTTGATTCGTACTGTAAGTCTTCTGCCATGGTAGATGCACTAAAgttgtttgattttattgctGATCGAACTGTTATTTCATGGAATATGATGATATCGGGTTATAACCAGAACTCCTTATTTGAGAAGTCGTGGGAAATTTTCTGTAGGATGCACTCTTCGGGTTTTGAGCCCAATGAGTTTACCTATGGGAGTACTCTTTCAGCTTGCACTGCCTTGCAAGCTCCCACTTTTGGTAAGCAGGTTTATTCACTTGCAATAAAAAATGGGTTCTTTCCGAATGGTTATGTTCAGGCTGGAATGATAGACTTGTTTGCAAAAAATTTCAGCTTTGACGATGCTTTGAGGGTTTTTAATGATGTTTCATGTCAGAATGTTGTGAGTTGGAATGCGATTATCTCTGGAGCAGTGAGAAATGGAGAGAACATGGCTGCTTTGTATCTTTTTCGGCAAATGTGTCGTGGAGTTTTTTTGCCAAATAGTTTTACATTTTCTAGTGTTTTAACCGCTTGCTCTGCACTTGAAGAAGTTGGAGTTGGGAAGGAAGTTCAAGGGTGGGTGATTAAACGTGGTGCAGAAGATGTCTTTGTTGGGACTACTATTGTGGATTTATATGCCAAATGTGGAAAAATGAATGAAGCTGTCAAGAAATTCTCACGTATGCCAACCCGTAATGTGGTTTCTTGGACTGCCATCATTTCAGGTTTTGTGCATAAGGACGATTCTGTTTCTGCCCTAAAAGCTTTCAgagaaatgagaaaaatggGAGAACAAATGAATAAGTACACTGTTACTAGTATACTTACTGCATGTGCTAAAACATCCATGGCTGAAGAGGCAACCCaaattcattctttgatattaaAAGCTGGATTCTATTCAGCCGCAGTTGTGGGGTCAGCTTTAATTAATGCGTACTCAAAAATAGGAGCAGTTGATCTATCTGAGATGGTGTTCAGAGAGATGGAAAATATAAAGGATCTGGGTACATGGGCTGCGATGATATCTTCTTTTGCTCAGAATCAAAATTCCGGAAGGGCAATTGAATTGTTCCAGAGAATGTTAGAAGGAAGTGTGAGACCAGACAAGTTTTGTACTTCCAGTGTCTTGAGTATTGTAGACTGTTTAAATCTAGGGAGACAGATACACAGCTACACTCTTAAAATTGGGCTGGTCTCTGTTGTTTCTGTTGGTAGTTCTCTTTTCACAATGTACTCGAAGTGTGATAGTCTAGAAGAATCTTACAAAGTTTTTCAGCAAATTCCCGACAAAGACAATGTTTCATGGGCCTCAATGATTTCCGGTTTTGTAGAACATGGCTGTGCAGATCAAGCCCTTCAACTATGTAGAGAAATGCTATCAGAAGAAGTTATACCCGACCAGATAACTTTAACTGCAATTCTAACGGCATGTTCTGCTTCTCGTTCCCTACAGACGGGTAAGGAAATTCATGGTCATGCCCTTCGCAAAGGAGTCCAACAAGATGTACTTGGTGGTGCAATTGTGACCATGTACTCAAAATGCAGTGCTCAAAAATTGGCAAGGACGGTGTTTGATATGCTTCCCCAAAAGGATGAGGTTGCATGCTCTTCCTTGGTTTCAGGGTATGCCCAAAATGGGTACATCGAAGAGGCATTGTTGCTATTCCATGATATTCTGATGGCGGATTTGACCATTGACTCCTTCACAATTTCATCTATTATTGGGGCCATTGCACTTTTAAATAGACTTAGTATTGGGACTCAACTGCATGCCCACATAATGAAAGTTGGCTTCAATTCAGATGTTTCTGTTGGCAGTTCACTACTGACAATGTACTCAAAATGTGGAAGCATTGAAGATTGCTGCAAAGCATTTGTTCAAATTGAGAAACCAGATTTAATTTCTTGGACAGCTATGATTGTTAGCTATGCTCAACATGGGAAAGGCGCAGAGGCTTTAAGAGCGTATGAGCTTTTGAGGGAACAAGGAATCAGACCTGATTCAGTGACTTTTGTTGGACTTTTATCTGCTTGTAGCCATAACGGATTGGTTGAAGAAGcttatttctattttaattcaatGGTTAACGACTATGGACTAGAGCCTGGTTATCGCCACTATGCCTGCATGGTTGATCTCCTTGGTCGATCAGGGAGACTGAAAGAGGCTGCACTGTTCATTGAGAATATGCCTATTGAACCGGATGCTTTATTATGGGGAACACTGCTTGCTGCTTGTAAAGTTCACGGAGATATGGAGCTGGGAAAGCTCGCAGCTGAAAAGGTTATGGAGTTGAAGCCATGTGATGCCGGGACATACATCTCCCTTTCAAACATCTGTGCAGATGTAGGCCAGTGGGAGGAAGTCCTGAAGATTAGAAGCCAGATGAAAGGAACTGATGTGAGGAAGGAACCTGGTTGGAGCTTAGTGTAA
- the LOC18776243 gene encoding putative pentatricopeptide repeat-containing protein At1g74580, whose amino-acid sequence MSRALLPKHVSAVIKCQKDPLKALEMFNSVNKEDGFKHTLQTYKCMIEKLGVHGEFEDMERVLSEMRMNIDNSLLEGVYIGAMRNYGRKGKVEEAVNVFQRMEFYHCEPSVQSYNAIMNVLVEYGYFDQAHKVYMGMRDNGIAPDVYTYTIRIKSFCKTRRPHVALRLLNNMPSQGCKFNAVAYCTVISGFYEENYRIEAYELFGDMLGQGICPSVTTFNKLIHTLSKKGDVQESEKLLNKVLKRGVSPNVFTFNIFIQGLCKNGSLSGAVKMLDGFMMEGLTPDVVTYNTLIFGLCKNFKVEEAECYMSKMVNNGFRPDAFTYNSIIDGYCKLGMIQKADKILCDAIFKGFEPDEFTYCSLIKGLCQDGDIDRAVAVFDEAFGKGLKPNIVLYNTLVKGLSQNGLILQALQLMNEMSKNGCSPNIWTYNLVINGLCKMGYVSDASKLVSDAIARGYLPDIFTFNTLIDGYCKQLNLNGAVEVINSMWSHGVTPDVITYNTVLNGLCKAAKYEDVIHTFQAMMEKGCVPNIISYNILVESLCKARKVNAALEMLQEIKVKGLTPDIVCFGTLLTGLCGNGDLDGAYHLFTRMKHEYNISHTTATYNIMINALCEKLNVSMAQKLFWEMGDKGSAPDCFTYRVMIDGFCKAGNTDSGYNVLLEKIEKGFIPSLVTFGRVLNCLCVNHRVHEAVGIIYLMVRKGIVPEVVNSIFEADKKEIAAPKIVVEDLLKKGHITYYAYELLYDGIRDKKLVKQTQKRFKPGIHVTSQ is encoded by the coding sequence ATGAGTCGCGCTTTGCTTCCTAAGCATGTTTCTGCAGTTATCAAATGCCAAAAGGATCCCCTTAAAGCGCTTGAAATGTTCAATTCAGTGAACAAGGAAGATGGGTTTAAGCACACATTACAAACTTACAAATGCATGATTGAAAAGCTTGGGGTTCATGGTGAGTTTGAAGACATGGAGCGTGTGCTTTCCGAGATGAGGATGAATATCGATAATAGCTTACTAGAAGGGGTGTACATCGGAGCCATGAGGAATTatggaaggaaaggaaaagttgAAGAAGCTGTTAATGTGTTTCAAAGGATGGAATTTTATCATTGTGAACCCTCGGTTCAATCTTATAATGCAATCATGAATGTACTGGTTGAGTATGGATATTTTGATCAAGCCCATAAAGTGTATATGGGCATGAGAGATAACGGGATTGCTCCGGATGTGTATACTTATACGATACGGATAAAGTCTTTCTGTAAGACTAGGAGGCCTCATGTTGCATTGAGGCTTCTTAATAACATGCCTTCTCAGGGGTGCAAGTTCAATGCTGTCGCATATTGTACAGTCATAAGTGGATTTTATGAAGAGAATTATCGAATTGAGGCATATGAATTGTTTGGAGACATGCTTGGGCAAGGTATATGTCCCAGTGTTACCACATTTAACAAGCTTATACATACCTTGTCCAAGAAGGGGGATGTCCAAGAAAGCGAAAAACTTCTCAACAAGGTTCTGAAGAGGGGTGTGTCTCCAAATGTGTTTACATTCAATATTTTCATTCAAGGGCTTTGCAAAAATGGCTCACTCAGTGGGGCTGTCAAAATGTTGGATGGTTTTATGATGGAAGGTCTAACTCCCGATGTTGTTACATATAATACATTGATCTTTGGCTTGTGTAAAAACTTCAAGGTTGAGGAAGCAGAGTGCTATATGAGTAAAATGGTAAACAATGGATTTCGGCCTGATGCCTTTACTTACAACAGTATTATTGATGGGTATTGCAAACTGGGTATGATACAAAAAGCAGATAAGATTCTCTGTGATGCCATTTTCAAGGGGTTCGAACCTGATGAGTTCACATATTGCTCGTTAATTAAGGGGTTATGCCAGGATGGCGACATAGACCGAGCCGTAGCTGTATTTGATGAGGCGTTTGGAAAGGGATTAAAGCCTAATATTGTTCTCTATAACACATTGGTAAAAGGGTTGTCACAGAATGGGCTTATCTTGCAAGCCTTGCAACTGATGAATGAGATGTCAAAAAATGGTTGCAGTCCCAATATCTGGACTTACAACTTAGTTATAAACGGGTTGTGCAAGATGGGTTATGTATCTGATGCCAGTAAACTCGTGAGTGATGCTATTGCCAGAGGATACCTTCCTGACATATTTACCTTCAATACATTAATAGATGGTTACTGTAAGCAGTTGAATCTGAATGGTGCTGTCGAGGTAATAAATAGCATGTGGAGTCATGGTGTTACTCCTGACGTGATCACATATAATACTGTGTTAAATGGCCTTTGCAAGGCTGCAAAATATGAGGATGTGATCCACACCTTCCAAGCAATGATGGAGAAGGGCTGTGTTCCTAACATCATCTCGTATAACATACTTGTAGAAAGCCTTTGCAAAGCCCGGAAAGTAAATGCGGCCTTGGAAATGCTACAGGAAATAAAAGTCAAGGGCTTGACTCCAGATATTGTATGTTTTGGCACGTTGTTGACTGGTTTGTGTGGCAATGGGGATTTGGATGGAGCATACCACCTATTTACAAGAATGaaacatgaatataatatatctcATACAACAGCAACGTACAATATCATGATCAATGCTTTGTGTGAAAAGCTAAATGTTAGCATGGCACAAAAGCTATTTTGGGAGATGGGTGACAAAGGCAGTGCCCCGGACTGTTTTACTTACCGTGTCATGATTGATGGTTTCTGCAAAGCAGGAAATACTGATTCTGGGTACAATGTCCTCCTGGAAAAGATCGAGAAGGGGTTCATTCCCTCATTGGTGACATTTGGAAGGGTGCTGAATTGTCTTTGTGTGAATCATAGAGTTCATGAAGCTGTTGGCATCATCTACCTTATGGTGCGGAAAGGCATTGTTCCTGAGGTTGTGAATTCAATCTTTGAGGCTGATAAGAAGGAAATAGCAGCACCTAAGATTGTTGTAGAAGATTTGTTGAAGAAGGGTCATATAACGTATTATGCCTATGAACTTCTATATGATGGAATTAGAGATAAGAAGTTAGTGaagcaaacacaaaaaagatTCAAACCAGGTATTCACGTGACTTCACAGTGA
- the LOC18777690 gene encoding pentatricopeptide repeat-containing protein At1g06140, mitochondrial — translation MSTSFHLQRQRLVHLLHLNPCLFSPQNLLQIQAQLTTTGLLFSEPSCLLSLLSLSLSSSAAVHQATALFIHTQTPNVAAWPIMVRRLNLDSEPFRVFSLFKAMQRLKRNDPVCDSFVFASLIKACNKVSALREGKSVHCHVVRLGLDYNVNLLNSVVSFYSCSKSLVGYACAVFDRIPHKTVVAVNCMLSGFVKNNLFDAGLGLFNEVLRCGFGLELKPNYVTLIILISGCVEFDEFSVGKALHSYCCKTGLDLVNKVCNALIDLYSKFGRMDEAASMFNEMPERDLISWNTMIAGYAGVSDCRRAFSLFRKMRERGVGFDRVSFISLILAACNSRDLEMGKVVHGYMTTWGTEITVAISTALTNLYCKCGQIACAKKVLDEVPDDNIALWNSMIHGYVKCGHNQEALGLFNQIRSRKLRPDEATMVGLILACRNSGDLSHGIDIHSYVESSNHLQGSIVLQNAIIDMYAKCGSMTRAKVLFDKMPKKDVVSWTSIIVGHAINGEGKESLLAFRKMCAEKVEPNSVTFIGVLSACDHAGLVDEGLNLYDAMCKFYRIKPTIEHCGCIIDMLARAGRLEEAHKFVRSMPIEPNAVVWRMLINACRVHGDFDRGLCLVRGFTDPKTLHGAEDHVTSSNILADAGRWDDVLHQRSLMAIRKAPKVSAKSSVSDLTE, via the coding sequence ATGAGCACCTCATTTCACCTCCAGAGACAAAGACTGGTTCATCTTCTCCACCTAAACCCTTGCCTCTTCTCTCCCCAAAACCTCCTCCAAATCCAAGCCCAGCTCACAACCACAGGCCTCCTCTTCTCAGAGCCCTCATGCCTTCTCTCACTCCtaagcctctctctctcaagctcTGCGGCTGTTCATCAAGCCACTGCCTTGTTCATCCACACTCAAACACCCAATGTGGCCGCATGGCCCATCATGGTCCGCAGGCTCAACTTAGACAGCGAACCTTTTCGGGTTTTTTCTCTGTTCAAAGCCATGCAAAGGCTAAAACGTAATGACCCAGTTTGTGATTCGTTTGTGTTTGCTTCTTTGATCAAAGCTTGTAACAAGGTATCGGCTTTGCGAGAAGGAAAGTCTGTACATTGTCATGTTGTTAGGCTTGGTTTGGATTATAATGTGAATTTGTTGAACAGTGTAGTTAGTTTTTATTCGTGTTCAAAGAGTTTGGTGGGATATGCTTGTGCTGTGTTTGATAGAATTCCTCACAAAACGGTTGTAGCTGTTAATTGTATGCTTTCTGGGTTTGTGAAGAACAACCTGTTCGATGCGGGATTGGGTTTGTTCAATGAAGTTTTGCGTTGTGGTTTTGGTTTGGAGTTGAAGCCAAATTATGTCACtttgattattttgatttcagGGTGTGTGGAATTTGATGAGTTCAGTGTGGGAAAGGCCCTTCATTCATACTGTTGTAAGACAGGTTTGGATTTGGTAAATAAGGTATGCAATGCACTTATTGATTTGTATTCAAAGTTCGGGCGTATGGACGAAGCCGCAAGCATGTTTAATGAGATGCCTGAGAGGGATTTGATTTCATGGAATACCATGATTGCAGGATATGCTGGTGTAAGTGATTGCAGAAGAGCTTTCTCTTTGTTtagaaaaatgagagaaagAGGTGTTGGATTTGATAGAGTGTCATTTATTAGTTTGATTTTGGCTGCTTGTAATAGTAGAGATCTTGAGATGGGGAAGGTGGTTCATGGTTATATGacaacttggggaacagaAATAACTGTAGCCATTAGCACTGCACTGACTAACTTGTACTGCAAATGCGGACAAATAGCGTGTGCTAAAAAAGTTTTGGATGAAGTACCAGATGACAATATTGCGTTGTGGAACTCTATGATCCATGGGTACGTCAAATGCGGGCATAATCAAGAGGCATTGGGGCTCTTCAATCAGATTCGATCTAGAAAGCTAAGGCCAGATGAAGCAACAATGGTAGGGTTAATCTTAGCTTGCCGAAACTCGGGGGATTTGTCTCACGGAATTGACATTCATTCTTATGTAGAGAGTAGTAATCATCTGCAAGGGAGTATTGTACTGCAAAATGCGATTATAGATATGTACGCAAAATGTGGGAGCATGACCCGAGCTAAAGTTTTGTTTGATAAGATGCCAAAGAAAGATGTTGTTTCATGGACTTCAATTATAGTGGGGCATGCCATCAATGGTGAAGGAAAGGAATCCCTTCTTGCTTTCAGGAAAATGTGTGCTGAGAAAGTTGAACCAAACTCTGTTACATTCATTGGTGTTCTATCAGCATGTGATCATGCTGGTTTGGTTGATGAAGGTCTGAATTTGTATGATGCCATGTGCAAGTTTTACCGTATCAAGCCCACGATTGAGCACTGTGGATGCATCATCGATATGCTTGCACGAGCAGGAAGGCTAGAGGAGGCGCACAAGTTTGTGAGGAGTATGCCTATAGAACCAAATGCAGTTGTTTGGAGGATGTTGATTAATGCGTGTAGGGTTCATGGTGATTTTGATAGGGGGTTATGTTTGGTTCGTGGGTTCACAGACCCAAAGACATTGCATGGTGCCGAAGATCATGTTACTTCTTCCAACATTCTTGCTGATGCAGGAAGGTGGGATGATGTTCTGCATCAGAGGAGCTTGATGGCAATCAGGAAAGCTCCAAAAGTTTCAGCTAAAAGCTCAGTTTCAGATTTAACAGAGTGA
- the LOC18777811 gene encoding activating signal cointegrator 1: MGASGEWLEKALVDLYQKMETGLGLDKDMISGLVSYCELADPQDAKEYLDNIIGQEVGKSVIEEYLQKRGRADLCSTPAFPTSNLHAYVKPPSNEGSASGTKKPLKTPKVARGASDQAASSNQVKQDSTKTSESRTTSNANQGNSKKKKAGKVVSLAEAAKGSIVFNQGKPCSCQARRHRLVSNCLSCGKIVCEQEGEGPCNFCGALVLKEGSTYAGLEESFAPTSDAEAAAEAYAKRLVEYDRDSAARTTVIDDQSDYYEIEGNSWLSKEEKELLIKKQEEIEEAERAKRSKVVVSFDLVGRKVLVNEDETSELELEGRILRPRDEREVNRIKPNPTLKVQPLFVDPGRSKKSIQGRQANKGPTNGLCLEITGRVQHVNNELKQFMMDDQLETASNGKFSEGTTVSGGMLDDRGECFLDYH; the protein is encoded by the exons atgggAGCGTCGGGAGAATGGCTGGAGAAGGCGTTGGTGGATCTATACCAGAAGATGGAAACGGGTCTGGGTCTGGATAAGGATATGATATCGGGTTTAGTCTCCTACTGTGAGCTCGCTGATCCTCAAGACGCCAAGGAATACCTTGAC AACATAATTGGGCAAGAGGTGGGTAAGTCTGTGATTGAGGAATATTTACAGAAAAGAGGTCGCGCAGATCTTTGCAGCACCCCAGCTTTCCCAACCTCAAATTTACATGCCTATGTTAAACCACCCTCAAATGAAGGTTCTGCAAGTGGAACCAAGAAACCATTGAAAACTCCAAAAGTGGCTAGAGGCGCCAGTGATCAGGCAGCTTCCAGCAATCAGGTCAAGCAGGATTCAACTAAGACCAGCGAGTCAAGAACCACAAGTAATGCAAACCAAGGTAATtctaagaagaagaaagctgGGAAAGTTGTTTCACTTGCAGAGGCTGCCAAAGGATCCATTGTATTCAACCAGGGGAAGCCATGCTCATGCCAAGCCCGTCGCCACAGACTGGTGAGCAATTGTTTATCTTGTGGGAAGATAGTCTGTGAACAAGAGGGGGAGGGGCCTTGCAATTTTTGTGGAGCTCTTGTGCTGAAGGAAGGCAGCACGTATGCTGGTCTGGAGGAAAGTTTCGCTCCCACATCAGATGCTGAAGCTGCAGCTGAGGCTTATGCAAAGAGACTCGTTGAGTATGATCGAGACTCTGCAGCACGTACAACAGTTATTGATGACCAAAGTGACTACTATGAAATTGAAGGGAACAGCTGGTTGTCAAAGGAG GAAAAGGAACTTCTGATAAAGAAGCAGGAGGAGATTGAAGAAGCTGAGCGGGCGAAACGAAGTAAAGTAGTTGTGAGTTTTGACTTGGTTGGCCGCAAG GTCCTTGTAAATGAAGATGAAACTTCTGAATTAGAATTAGAAGGCAGAATTTTGAGACCACGAGATGAAAGGGAAGTGAACCGGATTAAACCAAATCCTACTCTTAAAGTACAACCACTCTTTGTGGATCCAGGCCGTAGTAAGAAGTCTATTCAAGGTAGACAGGCAAACAAGGGCCCCACCAACGGCCTGTGCTTGGAGATAACCGGGAGGGTGCAGCATGTCAACAATGAATTAAAACAATTTATGATGGATGATCAATTGGAAACAGCCTCAAATGGGAAGTTTTCGGAAGGAACAACTGTAAGTGGGGGTATGCTTGATGATCGTGGAGAATGTTTTCTAGATTACCATTGA
- the LOC18778087 gene encoding pentatricopeptide repeat-containing protein At1g74600, chloroplastic isoform X2 — translation MHSSGFEPNEFTYGSTLSACTALQAPTFGKQVYSLAIKNGFFPNGYVQAGMIDLFAKNFSFDDALRVFNDVSCQNVVSWNAIISGAVRNGENMAALYLFRQMCRGVFLPNSFTFSSVLTACSALEEVGVGKEVQGWVIKRGAEDVFVGTTIVDLYAKCGKMNEAVKKFSRMPTRNVVSWTAIISGFVHKDDSVSALKAFREMRKMGEQMNKYTVTSILTACAKTSMAEEATQIHSLILKAGFYSAAVVGSALINAYSKIGAVDLSEMVFREMENIKDLGTWAAMISSFAQNQNSGRAIELFQRMLEGSVRPDKFCTSSVLSIVDCLNLGRQIHSYTLKIGLVSVVSVGSSLFTMYSKCDSLEESYKVFQQIPDKDNVSWASMISGFVEHGCADQALQLCREMLSEEVIPDQITLTAILTACSASRSLQTGKEIHGHALRKGVQQDVLGGAIVTMYSKCSAQKLARTVFDMLPQKDEVACSSLVSGYAQNGYIEEALLLFHDILMADLTIDSFTISSIIGAIALLNRLSIGTQLHAHIMKVGFNSDVSVGSSLLTMYSKCGSIEDCCKAFVQIEKPDLISWTAMIVSYAQHGKGAEALRAYELLREQGIRPDSVTFVGLLSACSHNGLVEEAYFYFNSMVNDYGLEPGYRHYACMVDLLGRSGRLKEAALFIENMPIEPDALLWGTLLAACKVHGDMELGKLAAEKVMELKPCDAGTYISLSNICADVGQWEEVLKIRSQMKGTDVRKEPGWSLV, via the coding sequence ATGCACTCTTCGGGTTTTGAGCCCAATGAGTTTACCTATGGGAGTACTCTTTCAGCTTGCACTGCCTTGCAAGCTCCCACTTTTGGTAAGCAGGTTTATTCACTTGCAATAAAAAATGGGTTCTTTCCGAATGGTTATGTTCAGGCTGGAATGATAGACTTGTTTGCAAAAAATTTCAGCTTTGACGATGCTTTGAGGGTTTTTAATGATGTTTCATGTCAGAATGTTGTGAGTTGGAATGCGATTATCTCTGGAGCAGTGAGAAATGGAGAGAACATGGCTGCTTTGTATCTTTTTCGGCAAATGTGTCGTGGAGTTTTTTTGCCAAATAGTTTTACATTTTCTAGTGTTTTAACCGCTTGCTCTGCACTTGAAGAAGTTGGAGTTGGGAAGGAAGTTCAAGGGTGGGTGATTAAACGTGGTGCAGAAGATGTCTTTGTTGGGACTACTATTGTGGATTTATATGCCAAATGTGGAAAAATGAATGAAGCTGTCAAGAAATTCTCACGTATGCCAACCCGTAATGTGGTTTCTTGGACTGCCATCATTTCAGGTTTTGTGCATAAGGACGATTCTGTTTCTGCCCTAAAAGCTTTCAgagaaatgagaaaaatggGAGAACAAATGAATAAGTACACTGTTACTAGTATACTTACTGCATGTGCTAAAACATCCATGGCTGAAGAGGCAACCCaaattcattctttgatattaaAAGCTGGATTCTATTCAGCCGCAGTTGTGGGGTCAGCTTTAATTAATGCGTACTCAAAAATAGGAGCAGTTGATCTATCTGAGATGGTGTTCAGAGAGATGGAAAATATAAAGGATCTGGGTACATGGGCTGCGATGATATCTTCTTTTGCTCAGAATCAAAATTCCGGAAGGGCAATTGAATTGTTCCAGAGAATGTTAGAAGGAAGTGTGAGACCAGACAAGTTTTGTACTTCCAGTGTCTTGAGTATTGTAGACTGTTTAAATCTAGGGAGACAGATACACAGCTACACTCTTAAAATTGGGCTGGTCTCTGTTGTTTCTGTTGGTAGTTCTCTTTTCACAATGTACTCGAAGTGTGATAGTCTAGAAGAATCTTACAAAGTTTTTCAGCAAATTCCCGACAAAGACAATGTTTCATGGGCCTCAATGATTTCCGGTTTTGTAGAACATGGCTGTGCAGATCAAGCCCTTCAACTATGTAGAGAAATGCTATCAGAAGAAGTTATACCCGACCAGATAACTTTAACTGCAATTCTAACGGCATGTTCTGCTTCTCGTTCCCTACAGACGGGTAAGGAAATTCATGGTCATGCCCTTCGCAAAGGAGTCCAACAAGATGTACTTGGTGGTGCAATTGTGACCATGTACTCAAAATGCAGTGCTCAAAAATTGGCAAGGACGGTGTTTGATATGCTTCCCCAAAAGGATGAGGTTGCATGCTCTTCCTTGGTTTCAGGGTATGCCCAAAATGGGTACATCGAAGAGGCATTGTTGCTATTCCATGATATTCTGATGGCGGATTTGACCATTGACTCCTTCACAATTTCATCTATTATTGGGGCCATTGCACTTTTAAATAGACTTAGTATTGGGACTCAACTGCATGCCCACATAATGAAAGTTGGCTTCAATTCAGATGTTTCTGTTGGCAGTTCACTACTGACAATGTACTCAAAATGTGGAAGCATTGAAGATTGCTGCAAAGCATTTGTTCAAATTGAGAAACCAGATTTAATTTCTTGGACAGCTATGATTGTTAGCTATGCTCAACATGGGAAAGGCGCAGAGGCTTTAAGAGCGTATGAGCTTTTGAGGGAACAAGGAATCAGACCTGATTCAGTGACTTTTGTTGGACTTTTATCTGCTTGTAGCCATAACGGATTGGTTGAAGAAGcttatttctattttaattcaatGGTTAACGACTATGGACTAGAGCCTGGTTATCGCCACTATGCCTGCATGGTTGATCTCCTTGGTCGATCAGGGAGACTGAAAGAGGCTGCACTGTTCATTGAGAATATGCCTATTGAACCGGATGCTTTATTATGGGGAACACTGCTTGCTGCTTGTAAAGTTCACGGAGATATGGAGCTGGGAAAGCTCGCAGCTGAAAAGGTTATGGAGTTGAAGCCATGTGATGCCGGGACATACATCTCCCTTTCAAACATCTGTGCAGATGTAGGCCAGTGGGAGGAAGTCCTGAAGATTAGAAGCCAGATGAAAGGAACTGATGTGAGGAAGGAACCTGGTTGGAGCTTAGTGTAA